One Clavibacter zhangzhiyongii genomic region harbors:
- a CDS encoding copper resistance CopC family protein produces MAAALAGTALATAAVALAGVAGGSGPDGALSASAHNYLVSSSPAAGSTIDAPPSEVTLTFNDVILDLGTPGDPASAGATPAVGGSSIVQVTGPGDQGTHFETGCATDAGRTVSVPVALGGSGEYRVTWRVVSADGHPVSDSIAFTYQAPAGAAASAGTADGPGCAAAAGGSAGSGASSGSGTGGTAGSGAEGSDPSAADPGTAAGQEEGVAPYLGVVVGVGIGIVVLAAAAVVLIVVTGRRKPAGATAPGPDAGDGPPAD; encoded by the coding sequence GTGGCCGCCGCCCTCGCCGGCACCGCGCTCGCGACCGCCGCGGTGGCGCTCGCGGGCGTGGCCGGGGGGAGCGGGCCGGACGGCGCGCTGTCGGCGTCCGCGCACAACTACCTCGTGTCCAGCTCGCCCGCGGCGGGGTCGACGATCGACGCCCCGCCGTCCGAGGTCACGCTGACGTTCAACGACGTGATCCTCGACCTCGGCACCCCCGGCGACCCCGCCTCCGCGGGCGCGACCCCGGCCGTCGGCGGCTCGTCGATCGTGCAGGTCACGGGCCCGGGCGACCAGGGCACGCACTTCGAGACCGGCTGCGCGACGGACGCCGGGCGCACCGTCTCCGTGCCGGTCGCGCTCGGCGGCTCGGGCGAGTACCGGGTGACCTGGCGCGTGGTGTCGGCGGACGGGCACCCCGTCTCGGACTCGATCGCGTTCACGTACCAGGCGCCCGCGGGAGCCGCGGCCTCGGCCGGCACCGCCGACGGGCCGGGCTGCGCGGCGGCGGCGGGCGGGTCGGCCGGGTCCGGCGCGTCGTCGGGATCCGGGACCGGCGGGACCGCGGGATCCGGCGCGGAGGGCTCCGACCCGTCCGCCGCCGACCCGGGCACCGCGGCCGGCCAGGAGGAGGGCGTCGCGCCCTACCTCGGCGTGGTCGTGGGCGTGGGCATCGGCATCGTCGTGCTCGCGGCGGCCGCCGTGGTGCTGATCGTGGTGACCGGGCGGCGGAAGCCGGCCGGGGCGACCGCGCCGGGGCCCGACGCGGGAGACGGGCCGCCCGCGGACTGA
- a CDS encoding 6-phosphofructokinase, protein MRIGILTSGGDCPGLNAVIRGAVLKGTTIHKQEFVGFRDGWRGVVDGDVMPLARRDIQGIGKQGGTILGTSRTNPFEGDGGVERIQENLDRLGIDAILAIGGEGTLAAAKRLTDAGLKIVGVPKTVDNDLDATDYTFGFDTAVQIATDAMDRLRTTGDSHSRCMVAEVMGRHVGWIALHSGMAAGAHAILIPEQKTSMDEIIGWVRSAYDRGRAPLVVVAEGFIPEHASDAHGERGLDAFGRPRLGGIGEQIAPIIEERTGIETRATTLGHIQRGGTPSSYDRVLATRLGLAAVDSVRDGHWGRMVALRGTDIVHVGFEEALGRLKTVPQHRYDEAAILFG, encoded by the coding sequence GTGCGCATCGGAATCCTCACCTCAGGCGGAGACTGCCCCGGACTCAACGCGGTGATCCGCGGGGCGGTGCTCAAGGGAACGACCATCCACAAGCAGGAGTTCGTGGGCTTCCGCGACGGCTGGCGGGGCGTCGTCGACGGCGACGTCATGCCGCTCGCGCGCCGCGACATCCAGGGCATCGGCAAGCAGGGCGGCACGATCCTCGGCACCAGCCGCACGAACCCGTTCGAGGGCGACGGCGGCGTCGAGCGGATCCAGGAGAACCTCGACCGCCTCGGCATCGACGCGATCCTCGCCATCGGCGGCGAGGGCACCCTCGCGGCCGCGAAGCGCCTCACCGACGCGGGCCTCAAGATCGTGGGCGTCCCCAAGACCGTCGACAACGACCTCGACGCCACCGACTACACGTTCGGCTTCGACACCGCGGTGCAGATCGCGACCGACGCCATGGACCGCCTCCGCACCACGGGCGACTCGCACAGCCGCTGCATGGTGGCGGAGGTCATGGGCCGCCACGTCGGCTGGATCGCGCTGCACTCCGGCATGGCCGCGGGCGCGCACGCGATCCTCATCCCCGAGCAGAAGACGTCGATGGACGAGATCATCGGCTGGGTCCGCTCGGCCTACGACCGCGGGCGCGCACCGCTCGTGGTCGTCGCGGAGGGCTTCATCCCCGAGCACGCCTCCGACGCGCACGGCGAGCGCGGGCTCGACGCCTTCGGCCGTCCGCGGCTCGGCGGCATCGGCGAGCAGATCGCTCCCATCATCGAGGAGCGCACGGGCATCGAGACGCGCGCGACGACCCTCGGCCACATCCAGCGCGGCGGCACGCCCTCGTCGTACGACCGCGTGCTCGCGACCCGCCTCGGCCTCGCCGCGGTCGACAGCGTGCGCGACGGCCACTGGGGCCGCATGGTGGCGCTCCGCGGCACCGACATCGTGCACGTGGGCTTCGAGGAGGCGCTCGGCCGCCTCAAGACCGTGCCGCAGCACCGCTACGACGAGGCCGCGATCCTATTCGGCTGA
- a CDS encoding acryloyl-CoA reductase: MTYRALVAEQTVADDGTPGIDVALRDLPDEQATGGADGPGDGEVVLDVLFSSVNYKDGMLLGGRPGIARTSPLVAGIDAVGTVAAGGSGAFSPGELVVLNGAGLGESRDGGLAERVRVPAAALVRVPDGITAARAAAIGTAGFTAMLSVLALERGGVEAGSGDVLVTGAGGGVGSVAVALLARLGHRVVASTGRVDELGDRLRALGAAEVIDRSELGAPGKPLQSVRWAGAVDGVGSATLVNVLAQTRWGGVVTAAGLAQGSDLPGTVLPFILRAVTLAGINSVEAPAGLRREAWARLATDLDPALLDSITTTVPLDGAIEAGARILAGASSGRVVVDVRA; the protein is encoded by the coding sequence ATGACGTATCGCGCGCTCGTGGCCGAGCAGACCGTCGCCGACGACGGCACCCCGGGCATCGACGTCGCGCTGCGCGACCTCCCCGACGAGCAGGCGACGGGCGGCGCCGACGGACCGGGCGACGGCGAGGTCGTGCTCGACGTCCTCTTCTCCAGCGTGAACTACAAGGACGGCATGCTGCTCGGCGGCCGCCCGGGGATCGCGCGGACCAGCCCGCTCGTCGCCGGCATCGACGCGGTCGGCACGGTCGCGGCGGGCGGATCCGGCGCCTTCTCCCCCGGCGAGCTGGTCGTGCTGAACGGCGCCGGCCTCGGCGAGAGCCGCGACGGCGGGCTCGCCGAGCGCGTGCGCGTGCCCGCCGCGGCGCTGGTGCGCGTGCCCGACGGGATCACCGCGGCGCGCGCCGCCGCGATCGGCACCGCCGGCTTCACCGCGATGCTCTCGGTGCTCGCGCTCGAGCGCGGCGGGGTGGAGGCCGGATCCGGTGACGTGCTCGTCACGGGCGCGGGCGGCGGCGTGGGCTCGGTCGCGGTCGCGCTCCTCGCGCGCCTCGGCCACCGCGTGGTCGCCTCGACCGGCCGCGTCGACGAGCTCGGCGACCGGCTGCGCGCGCTCGGCGCCGCCGAGGTCATCGACCGCTCCGAGCTCGGCGCTCCGGGGAAGCCGCTGCAGAGCGTGCGCTGGGCGGGCGCCGTCGACGGCGTCGGCAGCGCGACCCTCGTGAACGTCCTCGCGCAGACGCGCTGGGGCGGCGTCGTCACGGCGGCGGGCCTCGCGCAGGGATCCGACCTGCCGGGCACCGTGCTCCCCTTCATCCTCCGGGCGGTCACGCTCGCGGGAATCAACTCGGTCGAGGCGCCTGCTGGGCTCCGCCGGGAGGCGTGGGCGCGGCTCGCGACGGACCTCGACCCCGCGCTCCTCGACTCCATCACGACGACCGTGCCGCTCGACGGGGCGATCGAGGCGGGCGCGCGGATCCTCGCGGGCGCCTCCAGCGGACGCGTGGTCGTCGACGTCCGCGCCTAG
- a CDS encoding DNA-3-methyladenine glycosylase family protein produces MDQGGAEATAPDARTTYLPDREVDLRLVLRPLFRGVVDPTCRWDPAPPGARRVGVWRTARTPLGSASLRLDPRPDGGVDARAWGPGAEWVVAGVPELLGEGDDWSDLDVSAHPLLRDARRRLPALRLMRTNHVFEAMASAVLEQKVTGLEARRAWRQLILAHGEPAPGPVPPGMRVLPSPERWRLIPSWEWHRAGVDPKRSRTLIAVATSAAGLERTLALGRGSDEITRRLRSIPGVGIWTAAETTQRAHGDPDSVSVGDYHVHDTVGWALVGHAVDDDGMLELLEPWRGHRQRVMRLIEASGFRKPRFGPRMTVQDHRAH; encoded by the coding sequence ATGGATCAGGGCGGTGCGGAGGCGACGGCGCCCGACGCGCGCACGACCTACCTCCCCGACCGCGAGGTCGACCTCCGGCTCGTGCTGCGGCCGCTGTTCCGGGGCGTCGTCGATCCGACCTGCCGCTGGGATCCGGCCCCGCCCGGCGCCCGCCGCGTCGGCGTCTGGCGCACGGCCCGCACCCCGCTCGGGAGCGCCTCGCTGCGGCTGGACCCGCGCCCCGACGGCGGCGTCGACGCGCGCGCCTGGGGCCCCGGCGCCGAGTGGGTGGTCGCCGGCGTGCCGGAGCTCCTCGGCGAGGGCGACGACTGGTCCGACCTCGACGTCTCCGCGCATCCGCTCCTCCGCGACGCGCGTCGGCGCCTGCCCGCCCTCCGGCTCATGCGCACCAACCACGTGTTCGAGGCGATGGCGTCGGCGGTGCTCGAGCAGAAGGTCACCGGGCTCGAGGCCCGGCGGGCGTGGCGGCAGCTGATCCTCGCGCACGGCGAGCCCGCGCCCGGTCCCGTCCCGCCCGGCATGCGCGTGCTGCCGTCGCCGGAGCGCTGGCGCCTCATCCCGTCGTGGGAGTGGCACCGCGCGGGCGTCGATCCGAAGCGGTCGCGCACCCTCATCGCCGTCGCGACCTCGGCCGCGGGCCTCGAGCGGACGCTCGCGCTCGGCCGGGGGAGCGACGAGATCACCCGGCGGCTGCGCTCGATCCCGGGTGTGGGGATCTGGACCGCGGCCGAGACCACGCAGCGCGCCCACGGCGATCCGGACTCCGTGAGCGTCGGCGACTACCACGTGCACGACACCGTGGGATGGGCGCTCGTCGGCCACGCGGTCGACGACGACGGCATGCTCGAGCTGCTGGAGCCGTGGCGCGGCCACCGTCAGCGCGTGATGCGCCTCATCGAGGCGAGCGGGTTCCGCAAGCCGCGGTTCGGCCCGCGCATGACGGTGCAGGACCACCGCGCGCACTGA
- a CDS encoding MarR family winged helix-turn-helix transcriptional regulator, with protein MTTDPLALESQVCFQAVVAARTVVAVYRPILEPLGLTHPQYLVMLALWERDDRSISELGVALQLEPATLTPLLKRLQVAGFVDRTRSTADERVVVVSLTETGRDLRARALDVPARAAARTGLSVTELEAVSDMLNDVIGRLNGSLAAADAEGRAA; from the coding sequence ATGACGACGGATCCGCTGGCGCTCGAGAGCCAGGTCTGCTTCCAGGCGGTGGTGGCCGCGCGCACGGTGGTGGCGGTCTACCGGCCGATCCTCGAGCCGCTCGGCCTCACGCATCCGCAGTACCTGGTGATGCTCGCCCTCTGGGAGCGCGACGACCGCTCCATCTCCGAGCTCGGCGTCGCGCTGCAGCTCGAGCCCGCGACCCTCACCCCGCTGCTCAAGCGCCTGCAGGTGGCCGGCTTCGTCGACCGCACGCGCAGCACGGCGGACGAGCGCGTGGTCGTCGTCTCGCTCACCGAGACGGGGCGGGACCTGCGCGCCCGGGCCCTCGACGTGCCCGCCCGGGCGGCGGCGCGAACCGGCCTGAGCGTCACCGAGCTCGAGGCCGTGAGCGACATGCTCAACGACGTGATCGGGCGGCTGAACGGGTCGCTCGCGGCAGCGGACGCGGAGGGACGCGCCGCCTGA
- a CDS encoding nucleoside/nucleotide kinase family protein gives MDIEPGARPHPSSPPVADLDALARRALGLVRDGRRAILAIAGSPGAGKTTLARALVARVDALAGAGTAAYVPMDGFHLANATLDRLGRHDRKGAIDTFDGWGVVALVRRLRAETEHAVYAPSFDRAVDEGVAGAIAVDPAARLVVVEGNYLLVDDGPWAQLAAELDEAWFCATPADDRFARLVERHTAGGRAPTAAEAWAREVDGANAVLIEGTRGRADLVVDGTAAGVPEALGP, from the coding sequence ATGGACATCGAGCCGGGCGCGCGCCCGCACCCCTCCTCCCCACCCGTCGCCGACCTGGACGCCCTGGCGCGCCGCGCGCTCGGCCTCGTCCGCGACGGCAGGCGGGCGATCCTCGCCATCGCGGGCAGCCCCGGCGCCGGGAAGACGACGCTCGCGCGGGCGCTCGTGGCGCGCGTCGACGCGCTCGCGGGCGCGGGCACCGCCGCGTACGTGCCCATGGACGGCTTCCACCTCGCGAACGCCACGCTCGACCGACTGGGGCGGCACGACCGCAAGGGCGCGATCGACACCTTCGACGGCTGGGGCGTCGTGGCGCTCGTCCGCCGCCTCCGCGCTGAGACGGAGCACGCGGTCTACGCGCCGTCGTTCGACCGTGCGGTCGACGAGGGGGTGGCCGGCGCCATCGCGGTGGATCCGGCCGCGCGCCTCGTCGTGGTCGAGGGCAACTACCTGCTGGTCGACGACGGGCCGTGGGCGCAGCTGGCCGCGGAGCTCGACGAGGCGTGGTTCTGCGCGACGCCCGCGGACGACCGGTTCGCGCGGCTCGTCGAGCGGCACACCGCGGGCGGGCGCGCGCCGACCGCCGCCGAGGCGTGGGCGCGCGAGGTCGACGGCGCGAACGCGGTGCTCATCGAGGGCACGCGCGGCCGCGCCGACCTCGTGGTGGACGGCACGGCGGCGGGCGTCCCGGAGGCGCTCGGCCCGTAG
- a CDS encoding LysR family transcriptional regulator, producing MLEMRRLRLLRELKLRGTIGAVADALSFSPSSVSQQLAQLEREAGVTLLRRVGRRVVLTPQAEILVEHTTALLERLERAETEVNASLANVSGTIRVAAFQSALLALVPPALTILRDDYPDLRVEITMREPESGLHDVWARDHDLVIAEQYPAHAAPRPADLDREELCVDPLRLGLPPGRDDVRSISDARRLPWVMEPAGTASRHFAEQVCRVAGFEPDVRYVTADLQAHIDLVRGGHAASVLPDLVWAGREPDVRLIGLPGSPRRTVFTSSRVGSLDRPGIRACRDALARAVETMGPGAG from the coding sequence GTGCTCGAGATGCGACGGCTGCGGCTCCTGCGCGAGCTCAAGCTCCGCGGCACGATCGGCGCGGTCGCCGACGCGCTGTCGTTCAGCCCGTCGTCGGTGTCGCAGCAGCTCGCCCAGCTGGAGCGGGAGGCGGGCGTCACGCTGCTGCGCCGGGTCGGGCGGCGGGTGGTGCTCACGCCGCAGGCCGAGATCCTCGTCGAGCACACGACCGCGCTGCTCGAGCGGCTGGAGCGCGCCGAGACCGAGGTCAACGCATCGCTCGCGAACGTCTCCGGCACCATCCGCGTGGCCGCGTTCCAGTCCGCGCTGCTCGCGCTGGTGCCGCCGGCGCTGACGATCCTCCGCGACGACTACCCCGACCTGCGCGTCGAGATCACGATGCGCGAGCCCGAGTCGGGCCTCCACGACGTGTGGGCGCGCGACCACGACCTCGTCATCGCCGAGCAGTACCCGGCGCACGCGGCGCCCCGGCCGGCCGACCTCGACCGCGAGGAGCTGTGCGTGGATCCGCTCCGCCTCGGCCTCCCGCCCGGCCGCGACGACGTGCGCTCGATCTCCGACGCCCGCCGCCTGCCGTGGGTGATGGAACCCGCGGGCACAGCCTCGCGCCACTTCGCGGAGCAGGTGTGCCGCGTCGCGGGCTTCGAGCCGGACGTGCGGTACGTGACGGCCGACCTGCAGGCCCACATCGACCTCGTGCGCGGCGGGCACGCCGCGTCCGTGCTGCCGGACCTCGTGTGGGCGGGGCGCGAGCCCGACGTGCGGCTCATCGGCCTGCCGGGCTCGCCGCGGCGCACGGTGTTCACGTCGTCGCGCGTGGGCAGCCTCGACCGCCCGGGGATCCGCGCCTGCCGGGACGCCCTGGCGCGCGCGGTCGAGACGATGGGGCCGGGCGCGGGCTGA
- a CDS encoding heme oxygenase (biliverdin-producing) — MTVVSLTEALRDRARPRAEAQDADEFMTALVTGRGCRDDYVALVAQHYFVYRAIEAATERMAADPVAARFISPRLTRLPAIEADLGFLVGPDWRDVVRPLASTTAYVERIEQVASVWVGGFVAHHYTRYLGDLSGGRLLRSLLQRQFGFDTNGVGLYLFAEIAEPRRFCSTYREALDQVPWDDDERARVVAEVENAYRLTTDVFAELARGRATAPLRRA, encoded by the coding sequence ATGACCGTCGTCTCCCTCACCGAGGCCCTCCGCGACCGCGCACGACCCCGCGCCGAGGCACAGGACGCGGACGAGTTCATGACCGCGCTCGTCACCGGCCGCGGCTGCCGCGACGACTACGTCGCGCTCGTCGCCCAGCACTACTTCGTCTACCGCGCCATCGAGGCGGCCACCGAGCGCATGGCGGCGGATCCCGTCGCCGCGCGCTTCATCAGCCCCCGCCTCACGCGCCTCCCGGCCATCGAGGCCGACCTCGGCTTCCTGGTCGGGCCGGACTGGCGCGACGTGGTCCGGCCGCTCGCGAGCACGACGGCGTACGTCGAGCGGATCGAGCAGGTCGCCTCCGTCTGGGTCGGCGGCTTCGTCGCGCACCACTACACGCGCTACCTCGGCGACCTGTCCGGCGGGCGCCTGCTGCGCTCGCTCCTCCAGCGCCAGTTCGGCTTCGACACCAACGGCGTGGGCCTCTACCTCTTCGCCGAGATCGCGGAGCCCCGCCGCTTCTGCAGCACCTACCGCGAGGCGCTCGACCAGGTGCCGTGGGACGACGACGAGCGCGCCCGCGTGGTCGCGGAGGTCGAGAACGCCTATCGGCTCACCACCGACGTCTTCGCCGAGCTCGCGCGCGGTCGCGCCACGGCGCCTCTGCGCCGGGCCTGA
- a CDS encoding DUF1304 domain-containing protein: protein MTAVAATGTIFVGLAALLHVFFFLLESVWFEKPFAWKRFGVADQEKALIIKPWAYNQGFYNLFLALGAGLGLILYFVGNVPAGLTLVLFTTACMVLASIIIASTGKKYLVPALVQGVPPLLGLVFFAAAS, encoded by the coding sequence ATGACCGCAGTCGCCGCCACCGGCACCATCTTCGTCGGACTCGCGGCCCTGCTGCACGTCTTCTTCTTCCTCCTCGAGAGCGTGTGGTTCGAGAAGCCGTTCGCGTGGAAGCGCTTCGGCGTCGCCGACCAGGAGAAGGCGCTCATCATCAAGCCGTGGGCCTACAACCAGGGCTTCTACAACCTGTTCCTCGCGCTCGGCGCGGGCCTCGGCCTGATCCTCTACTTCGTCGGCAACGTCCCCGCCGGCCTCACGCTCGTGCTCTTCACGACCGCGTGCATGGTGCTCGCCTCGATCATCATCGCGAGCACCGGCAAGAAGTACCTGGTGCCGGCGCTCGTCCAGGGCGTGCCCCCGCTGCTCGGCCTCGTCTTCTTCGCCGCCGCGTCCTGA
- a CDS encoding VOC family protein, with protein MTDDTATTAPLRSITGVHHVRLSVSDLARSRAFYEGVLGLSPAIESEADPSDPGVLDDPSVFFGGVVYGVGDQLLGLRPVAGDGGTFDPAVRGLDHVSLAVPSRDDLVTAAALFEAEGIEHGEVMDLEGMSILSVQDPDGINVELVAAG; from the coding sequence ATGACCGACGACACCGCGACCACCGCTCCCCTCCGCAGCATCACGGGCGTGCACCACGTGCGCCTCTCCGTGTCCGACCTGGCACGCTCGCGCGCCTTCTACGAGGGGGTGCTCGGCCTCTCGCCCGCCATCGAGAGCGAGGCGGACCCGAGCGACCCGGGCGTCCTCGATGACCCGTCCGTCTTCTTCGGCGGCGTGGTCTACGGGGTCGGCGACCAGCTCCTCGGCCTCCGCCCCGTGGCGGGAGACGGCGGCACGTTCGACCCCGCGGTCCGCGGCCTCGACCACGTGAGCCTCGCGGTCCCGTCGCGCGACGACCTCGTGACGGCCGCCGCGCTCTTCGAGGCGGAGGGGATCGAGCACGGCGAGGTCATGGACCTCGAGGGCATGTCGATCCTGTCCGTGCAGGACCCGGACGGCATCAACGTCGAGCTCGTCGCCGCGGGCTGA
- a CDS encoding YcnI family protein, with translation MTTSSTPAPRRILRAATALVGGVALAVALPLAASAHVRVSPDQAAAGSYSTLTFKVPTESATATTTSVTVDLPKGTPFSSLSTEPVPGWTAKVTTERLDTPVETDDATITDAPIEVTWTADDGVGLKAGEFQRFTISVGPVPETGSIMLPAHQGYSDGSVVDWDEATPASGEEPEHPAPTLYVQDAPPADSMGSMTTTAPDASAAATTPAPSTDAASGAVAVGLGVGGLALGAVALVVAVFALTRVRREGGGQA, from the coding sequence ATGACCACCTCATCCACCCCCGCCCCGCGCCGGATCCTCCGCGCGGCCACCGCGCTCGTCGGCGGCGTCGCGCTCGCCGTGGCCCTGCCGCTCGCGGCCTCGGCGCACGTGCGCGTCTCGCCCGACCAGGCCGCGGCGGGCAGCTACAGCACGCTGACGTTCAAGGTCCCGACCGAGTCCGCGACCGCGACGACCACGAGCGTCACGGTCGACCTGCCGAAGGGCACCCCCTTCTCCAGCCTCTCCACGGAGCCGGTCCCCGGCTGGACCGCGAAGGTCACGACGGAGCGGCTCGACACCCCCGTGGAGACGGACGACGCGACCATCACCGACGCGCCCATCGAGGTCACCTGGACCGCGGACGACGGGGTGGGGCTGAAGGCGGGCGAGTTCCAGCGCTTCACGATCTCGGTCGGCCCCGTGCCCGAGACCGGCAGCATCATGCTGCCCGCCCACCAGGGCTACTCGGACGGCTCGGTCGTCGACTGGGACGAGGCGACGCCGGCGTCCGGCGAGGAGCCGGAGCACCCCGCGCCCACGCTGTACGTGCAGGACGCGCCGCCCGCCGACTCCATGGGCTCGATGACCACCACGGCGCCCGACGCCTCCGCCGCGGCGACGACCCCGGCGCCCTCCACGGATGCCGCGAGCGGTGCGGTCGCGGTCGGCCTCGGCGTCGGGGGCCTCGCCCTCGGCGCGGTCGCGCTCGTGGTCGCGGTGTTCGCGCTCACCCGCGTGCGCCGCGAGGGCGGCGGCCAGGCGTGA
- a CDS encoding aldose 1-epimerase family protein, giving the protein MPEDVSYIPRLPTGQQHELVAEVDGRTQRMVIAEVGAALRVLQVDGTDLVQSYRDQARPPFCSGIVLAPWPNRIRDGIWQQGDVTHQLDITEVDRENAIHGLLENAPYRLVDRDDVFVTLAADVHPQRGYPFALETTVRYELTGSGVRVTHGIRNVGEADAPVAVGTHPFLRVGDVPTEDLEVVIDAPTHIEVDPVRLNPTGAQTPVEGTRYDLRGGVRVRDAQLDDAWADARVVDGVTRHGVQAPDGRRTEIWADGEFTYWQVFVTPWYPVADGHVWAVAVEPMTAPADAFNSGDGLITLEPGSEWSGTWGIDLHD; this is encoded by the coding sequence GTGCCCGAAGACGTGTCGTACATCCCCCGCCTCCCCACCGGCCAGCAGCACGAGCTCGTCGCGGAGGTGGACGGCCGCACCCAGCGCATGGTGATCGCGGAGGTCGGCGCCGCGCTCCGCGTGCTCCAGGTGGACGGCACCGACCTCGTCCAGTCCTACCGGGACCAGGCGCGTCCCCCCTTCTGCAGCGGCATCGTGCTCGCGCCCTGGCCCAACCGGATCCGCGACGGCATCTGGCAGCAGGGCGACGTGACGCACCAGCTCGACATCACCGAGGTCGACCGCGAGAACGCGATCCACGGCCTGCTCGAGAACGCGCCGTACCGCCTCGTCGACCGCGACGACGTCTTCGTCACCCTCGCCGCCGACGTGCACCCGCAGCGCGGCTACCCCTTCGCCCTCGAGACCACCGTGCGCTACGAGCTCACGGGCTCCGGCGTGCGGGTGACCCACGGGATCCGCAACGTCGGCGAGGCGGACGCCCCCGTCGCCGTCGGCACGCACCCCTTCCTCCGCGTCGGCGACGTGCCGACCGAGGACCTCGAGGTCGTCATCGACGCGCCCACCCACATCGAGGTGGATCCCGTCCGCCTCAACCCCACGGGCGCCCAGACCCCGGTCGAGGGCACGCGCTACGACCTCCGCGGCGGCGTCCGCGTGCGCGACGCGCAGCTCGACGACGCGTGGGCCGACGCCCGCGTGGTCGACGGCGTCACCCGCCACGGCGTGCAGGCGCCCGACGGTCGGCGCACCGAGATCTGGGCCGACGGCGAGTTCACCTACTGGCAGGTGTTCGTGACGCCGTGGTATCCGGTCGCCGACGGCCACGTGTGGGCGGTCGCGGTCGAGCCGATGACGGCGCCGGCCGACGCCTTCAACTCGGGCGACGGGCTCATCACGCTCGAGCCCGGATCCGAGTGGTCCGGCACCTGGGGCATCGACCTCCACGACTGA
- a CDS encoding pyridoxamine 5'-phosphate oxidase family protein, which translates to MTDTTDHHQDDLERVAELVKSARIALLTTVNAHGQLVSRPLASQERDFDGDLWFFTQDPSDKTAEIRASDQVNVSLQSGDGFLSIAGTAEITRDRARIDELWSAGAEAWFEGGKDDPTVALIRVHADAAEYWYQDTPKPVALIKYAKAAITGQRPKDVGEHGTVEL; encoded by the coding sequence ATGACCGACACCACGGACCACCACCAGGACGACCTCGAGCGCGTCGCGGAGCTCGTGAAGAGCGCCCGCATCGCCCTCCTCACCACCGTCAACGCGCACGGCCAGCTCGTGAGCCGCCCGCTCGCCAGCCAGGAGCGTGACTTCGACGGCGACCTCTGGTTCTTCACGCAGGACCCGAGCGACAAGACCGCCGAGATCCGAGCAAGCGACCAGGTGAACGTGTCGCTGCAGTCCGGCGACGGGTTCCTCTCCATCGCCGGCACCGCCGAGATCACGCGCGACCGGGCGCGCATCGACGAGCTGTGGTCCGCCGGCGCGGAGGCGTGGTTCGAGGGCGGCAAGGACGACCCGACGGTCGCGCTGATCCGCGTGCACGCCGACGCCGCCGAGTACTGGTACCAGGACACCCCGAAGCCCGTCGCGCTCATCAAGTACGCGAAGGCCGCGATCACGGGCCAGCGTCCGAAGGACGTCGGGGAGCACGGCACCGTCGAGCTCTGA
- a CDS encoding thioredoxin domain-containing protein has protein sequence MARHENEKVRAIREKARIERALDDRRRKRRRLITQFSVAGGLVVVIAAIAGGVYLLGQSQAASAAGPVQETTAPLSTGDQVRVATEPHGVSVGAADAPVTLDVFEDYSCPHCAQYEAESGPLLDRIAATGQVRIVYHPIQIVTKYGQVAGSAAACVLAEEPDKWPAVHSALFDNHSTVTDSWTHADFVTWLTTQGVTADAARTCVAEGKYSSWITENTSDASAAGVTGTPTLRIQGDIITTVAGQDLVDALAKAGAQLPEGIAADS, from the coding sequence ATGGCCCGGCATGAGAACGAGAAGGTACGCGCGATCCGCGAGAAGGCACGCATCGAGAGGGCCCTCGACGACCGGCGCCGCAAGCGCCGCCGCCTCATCACCCAGTTCTCCGTCGCGGGCGGCCTCGTGGTCGTCATCGCGGCCATCGCCGGCGGCGTCTACCTCCTCGGCCAGTCGCAGGCGGCGAGCGCGGCGGGTCCCGTCCAGGAGACCACGGCGCCGCTGTCCACGGGCGACCAGGTGCGCGTCGCGACCGAGCCGCACGGCGTCAGCGTGGGCGCCGCCGACGCCCCCGTCACGCTCGACGTGTTCGAGGACTACTCGTGCCCCCACTGCGCGCAGTACGAGGCCGAGTCCGGCCCGCTGCTCGACCGGATCGCCGCCACCGGCCAGGTGCGCATCGTCTACCACCCCATCCAGATCGTCACGAAGTACGGCCAGGTCGCCGGCAGCGCCGCCGCCTGCGTCCTCGCCGAGGAGCCCGACAAGTGGCCCGCCGTGCACTCCGCGCTCTTCGACAACCACTCCACCGTCACCGACTCGTGGACCCACGCCGACTTCGTCACCTGGCTCACCACCCAGGGCGTGACGGCGGACGCCGCCCGCACGTGCGTGGCCGAGGGCAAGTACTCCTCGTGGATCACGGAGAACACCTCGGACGCGAGCGCCGCGGGCGTCACGGGCACGCCGACCCTGCGGATCCAGGGCGACATCATCACGACCGTCGCCGGCCAGGACCTCGTGGACGCGCTCGCGAAGGCGGGCGCGCAGCTCCCCGAGGGCATCGCCGCCGACAGCTGA